One genomic region from Balaenoptera acutorostrata chromosome 1, mBalAcu1.1, whole genome shotgun sequence encodes:
- the PSMA5 gene encoding proteasome subunit alpha type-5 isoform X2, whose amino-acid sequence MFLTRSEYDRGVNTFSPEGRLFQVEYAIEAIKLGSTAIGIQTSEGVCLAVEKRITSPLMEPSSIEKIVEIDAHIGCAMSGLIADAKTLIDKARVETQNHWFTYNETMTVESVTQAVSNLALQFGEEDADPGAMSRPFGVALLFGGVDEKGPQLFHMDPSGTFVQCDARAIGSASEGAQSSLQEVYHKLATVQPGQNFHMFTKEELEEVIKDI is encoded by the exons ATGTTTCTCACCCGGTCTGAGTACGACAG gggtgTGAATACTTTTTCTCCTGAAGGAAGATTATTTCAAGTGGAATATGCCATTGAGGCTATCAAG CTTGGTTCTACAGCCATTGGGATCCAGACATCAGAGGGTGTGTGCCTAGCTGTGGAGAAGAGAATTACCTCTCCACTCATGGAGCCCAGCAGCATTGAGAAAATTGTAGAGATTGATGCTCACATAG GTTGTGCCATGAGTGGGCTAATTGCTGATGCTAAGACTTTAATTGATAAAGCCAGAGTGGAGACACAG aACCACTGGTTCACCTACAATGAGACCATGACAGTGGAGAGTGTGACTCAGGCTGTGTCAAATCTGGCTCTACAGTTTGGAGAGGAAGATGCAGATCCAGGTGCCATG TCTCGTCCCTTTGGAGTAGCACTGTTATTTGGAGGAGTTGATGAAAAAGGACCCCAGCT GTTTCATATGGACCCATCTGGAACCTTTGTACAGTGTGATGCTCGAGCAATTGGCTCTGCTTCAGAGGGTGCCCAGAGCTCCTTGCAAGAAGTTTACCACAAG cTAGCCACAGTGCAGCCTGGCCAGAATTTCCACATGTTCACAAAGGAAGAACTTGAAGAGGTTATCAAGGACATTTAA
- the PSMA5 gene encoding proteasome subunit alpha type-5 isoform X1 codes for MFLTRSEYDRGVNTFSPEGRLFQVEYAIEAIKLGSTAIGIQTSEGVCLAVEKRITSPLMEPSSIEKIVEIDAHIGCAMSGLIADAKTLIDKARVETQNHWFTYNETMTVESVTQAVSNLALQFGEEDADPGAMSRPFGVALLFGGVDEKGPQLFHMDPSGTFVQCDARAIGSASEGAQSSLQEVYHKSMTLKEAIKSSLIILKQVMEEKLNATNIELATVQPGQNFHMFTKEELEEVIKDI; via the exons ATGTTTCTCACCCGGTCTGAGTACGACAG gggtgTGAATACTTTTTCTCCTGAAGGAAGATTATTTCAAGTGGAATATGCCATTGAGGCTATCAAG CTTGGTTCTACAGCCATTGGGATCCAGACATCAGAGGGTGTGTGCCTAGCTGTGGAGAAGAGAATTACCTCTCCACTCATGGAGCCCAGCAGCATTGAGAAAATTGTAGAGATTGATGCTCACATAG GTTGTGCCATGAGTGGGCTAATTGCTGATGCTAAGACTTTAATTGATAAAGCCAGAGTGGAGACACAG aACCACTGGTTCACCTACAATGAGACCATGACAGTGGAGAGTGTGACTCAGGCTGTGTCAAATCTGGCTCTACAGTTTGGAGAGGAAGATGCAGATCCAGGTGCCATG TCTCGTCCCTTTGGAGTAGCACTGTTATTTGGAGGAGTTGATGAAAAAGGACCCCAGCT GTTTCATATGGACCCATCTGGAACCTTTGTACAGTGTGATGCTCGAGCAATTGGCTCTGCTTCAGAGGGTGCCCAGAGCTCCTTGCAAGAAGTTTACCACAAG TCTATGACACTGAAAGAAGCTATCAAATCTTCACTCATAATCCTCAAACAAGTAATGGAGGAGAAGCTGAATGCAACTAACATAgag cTAGCCACAGTGCAGCCTGGCCAGAATTTCCACATGTTCACAAAGGAAGAACTTGAAGAGGTTATCAAGGACATTTAA